From Cellulomonas dongxiuzhuiae, the proteins below share one genomic window:
- a CDS encoding MFS transporter gives MVRPDDARDGAGRSTAPPPGPTPAPAPTPTGSTRNLVLATVGFFINFWAWALISPLGSAYRDRLDLTAFQQSALVAVPVIVGSLGRIPVGALTDRVGARVMFPVVSILTVLPVLYVGFVAESFVAMIVGGFFLGLGGTAFAIGVPLVNAWYPPARRGIALGVFGLGMGGTAVSSFTTVRLTNTVGPEAPFVIVACVLAVYAVLAALLVRDAPGRPQAQGSFIARTWATAKLPATGQLSVLYAVGFGGFVAFSVYLPTYLTNAYDLAQEDAALRTAGFVVLAVLMRPVGGGLTDRYDATRVLVVCFLGIAVLAAVAAVELPLVPIGTIAFLGLAALLGASSGAVFGLVALLAPAEKVGAVTGLVGAAGGLGGFVPPLIMGAVYDRTGDYTIGLGLLAVVGLLTAWFTRGPVRRSARAGRAPA, from the coding sequence GTGGTACGACCCGACGACGCACGCGACGGCGCAGGACGATCCACCGCGCCACCACCCGGCCCGACGCCCGCGCCCGCCCCGACGCCGACGGGCTCGACCCGCAACCTGGTCCTCGCGACCGTCGGCTTCTTCATCAACTTCTGGGCGTGGGCGCTCATCAGCCCGCTGGGCTCGGCGTACCGCGACCGGCTCGACCTGACGGCGTTCCAGCAGTCGGCGCTCGTCGCGGTACCGGTCATCGTGGGGTCGCTCGGGCGCATCCCGGTGGGGGCGCTCACGGACCGCGTCGGGGCGCGCGTCATGTTCCCCGTGGTCAGCATCCTGACGGTCCTGCCGGTGCTGTACGTCGGGTTCGTCGCCGAGAGCTTCGTGGCGATGATCGTCGGCGGGTTCTTCCTGGGGCTGGGCGGCACGGCCTTCGCGATCGGCGTCCCGCTGGTCAACGCCTGGTACCCGCCGGCGCGGCGCGGCATCGCGCTGGGCGTCTTCGGCCTCGGCATGGGCGGCACGGCGGTCTCGTCGTTCACGACCGTGCGGCTGACCAACACCGTGGGCCCCGAGGCGCCCTTCGTCATCGTCGCGTGCGTCCTGGCGGTGTACGCGGTGCTGGCGGCGCTGCTGGTGCGCGACGCCCCGGGGCGGCCGCAGGCACAGGGCTCGTTCATCGCCCGGACGTGGGCGACCGCGAAGCTGCCCGCGACGGGTCAGCTCTCGGTGCTGTACGCCGTGGGCTTCGGCGGGTTCGTCGCGTTCAGCGTGTACCTGCCGACCTACCTCACCAACGCGTACGACCTCGCGCAGGAGGACGCGGCGCTGCGCACCGCCGGGTTCGTGGTCCTGGCGGTGCTGATGCGGCCCGTCGGCGGCGGGCTGACGGACCGGTACGACGCGACGCGGGTGCTCGTCGTCTGCTTCCTGGGAATCGCCGTGCTCGCGGCCGTCGCGGCGGTCGAGCTGCCGCTCGTCCCGATCGGCACGATCGCGTTCCTCGGTCTCGCGGCGCTGCTCGGCGCGTCCTCGGGGGCGGTGTTCGGGCTCGTGGCGCTCCTCGCACCGGCCGAGAAGGTCGGTGCCGTGACCGGGCTCGTCGGCGCCGCCGGTGGCCTGGGCGGGTTCGTGCCGCCGCTGATCATGGGCGCGGTCTACGACAGGACCGGCGACTACACCATCGGCCTGGGGCTGCTGGCCGTCGTCGGCCTGCTCACCGCGTGGTTCACGCGCGGTCCCGTCCGCCGCTCCGCACGGGCGGGGCGCGCCCCGGCCTGA
- a CDS encoding DMT family transporter, with the protein MPAILAVLLAAVCFGTTGTAQALGPASDPVALGAARIAVGGIALAAVAAFVARRRGTAPPDPVGGRPAPGSSVTARASATRTSLAVALGALGVLAYQPAFFLGTARNGVAVGTVVALGSAPVLTGIVAWATGRERPGRTWLAATALATAGVAVLGLAPGHASTGGGVDVVGVLASLGAGAAYALYTLAGAALIDGGWTSTTSMGAMFGVAGVLSLGVLAVVGTGGLTSPAGLATVLWLGLVTTTLAYVLFGYGLARLGAATVATLTLAEPLTATVLGLAVLGERLSGGAVLGLVVLACGLVVLGAGARRSRPVGRVTPRA; encoded by the coding sequence GTGCCCGCGATCCTCGCCGTCCTGCTCGCGGCCGTGTGCTTCGGCACCACGGGCACCGCGCAGGCGCTGGGACCGGCGAGCGACCCGGTCGCGCTCGGTGCCGCACGCATCGCGGTCGGGGGCATCGCGCTCGCGGCCGTCGCGGCCTTCGTCGCACGACGGCGCGGGACGGCGCCCCCGGATCCCGTCGGCGGCCGCCCGGCCCCCGGCTCCTCCGTGACCGCCCGCGCGAGCGCCACCCGCACGTCCCTCGCCGTCGCGCTCGGTGCGCTGGGCGTCCTGGCCTACCAGCCCGCGTTCTTCCTCGGCACGGCCCGCAACGGCGTCGCGGTGGGGACGGTCGTCGCGCTGGGCTCGGCACCGGTCCTGACGGGCATCGTGGCGTGGGCGACGGGCCGCGAGCGCCCGGGCCGGACCTGGCTGGCCGCCACCGCGCTGGCGACAGCCGGCGTGGCCGTCCTCGGGCTCGCACCGGGCCACGCGTCGACGGGCGGGGGTGTCGACGTGGTCGGCGTGCTCGCGTCCCTCGGCGCGGGGGCCGCGTACGCGCTGTACACGCTCGCGGGCGCGGCTCTCATCGACGGCGGCTGGACCTCGACGACGAGCATGGGCGCGATGTTCGGGGTCGCGGGGGTGCTGAGCCTGGGCGTGCTGGCGGTCGTCGGGACCGGTGGCCTGACGTCGCCCGCGGGCCTCGCGACCGTGCTGTGGCTGGGCCTCGTCACGACCACCCTCGCGTACGTGCTGTTCGGGTACGGCCTCGCGCGGCTCGGTGCCGCGACGGTCGCGACCCTCACGCTCGCGGAGCCGCTGACGGCGACCGTCCTGGGGCTGGCGGTGCTGGGCGAGCGGCTGTCCGGCGGCGCCGTGCTCGGCCTCGTCGTCCTGGCCTGCGGCCTGGTGGTGCTCGGTGCGGGCGCCCGCCGCAGTCGTCCTGTCGGGCGCGTCACGCCGAGAGCGTGA
- a CDS encoding serine hydrolase domain-containing protein has protein sequence MGDDVVLLQVADEAVGEVARDADEHVGLVARVVRGTPGALPGDGAPEVLLDAAWGLADRRHGLPMTPRHRFGTASGCKGFTALAVLALVADGRLDLTTTARSLLRDDLPLIADDVTVEQLLSHRSGIGEYFDDDADVSDYLLPVPVHTLVDPEDYLPILDGHPQVFAPGTDFAYCNGGFVVLSILAQRASGVPFHELVRTRVLEPAGMSSTGYPRSDALPDDAAIGYVHVDGQWRSNVHHLPVVGGGDGGAYTTTLDMERFWGALLGGRIVPDELVARMRRAPGGDGGPADGETYGLGLWLRDSGSVTLEGEDSGVSFWSTHEPATGLTWTVAGSTSAAAWPVVRALRDALAG, from the coding sequence ATGGGTGACGACGTTGTGCTCCTGCAGGTCGCGGACGAGGCGGTCGGGGAGGTCGCGCGCGACGCCGACGAGCACGTGGGCCTCGTCGCACGGGTCGTGCGGGGGACGCCCGGCGCGCTGCCCGGTGACGGCGCCCCCGAGGTGCTCCTCGACGCCGCGTGGGGGCTGGCCGACCGACGTCACGGGCTGCCGATGACGCCGCGGCACCGGTTCGGCACCGCGAGCGGCTGCAAGGGCTTCACGGCGCTGGCGGTGCTCGCGCTCGTCGCCGACGGCAGGCTGGACCTGACCACGACGGCCCGCTCGCTGCTGCGCGACGACCTGCCGCTCATCGCCGACGACGTCACGGTCGAGCAGCTGCTGAGCCACCGCTCGGGGATCGGCGAGTACTTCGACGACGACGCCGACGTCAGCGACTACCTGCTCCCCGTGCCCGTGCACACGCTGGTCGACCCCGAGGACTACCTGCCGATCCTCGACGGCCACCCGCAGGTGTTCGCTCCGGGGACCGACTTCGCGTACTGCAACGGCGGGTTCGTCGTGCTGTCGATCCTCGCGCAGCGGGCGTCCGGCGTGCCGTTCCACGAGCTCGTGCGCACGCGCGTGCTCGAGCCGGCCGGCATGTCGTCGACCGGCTACCCGCGCTCCGACGCGCTGCCGGACGACGCGGCCATCGGGTACGTGCACGTCGACGGGCAGTGGCGCAGCAACGTGCACCACCTGCCGGTCGTCGGCGGCGGGGACGGCGGCGCGTACACGACGACCCTCGACATGGAGCGGTTCTGGGGCGCGCTGCTGGGCGGGCGGATCGTCCCGGACGAGCTGGTCGCGCGCATGCGCCGCGCCCCCGGCGGCGACGGCGGCCCGGCCGACGGCGAGACGTACGGCCTGGGGCTGTGGCTGCGCGACAGCGGCAGCGTCACGCTGGAGGGTGAGGACTCGGGCGTGTCGTTCTGGTCGACGCACGAGCCCGCGACCGGGCTGACGTGGACGGTCGCGGGCTCGACGTCCGCCGCCGCGTGGCCCGTGGTGCGGGCGCTGCGGGACGCCCTGGCGGGGTAA
- a CDS encoding DUF3995 domain-containing protein, with product MPGRRGTQAWVPPAWVAWGAVVVAFAFAAVSLVWATGSTAGLDTLGGSVERLGWERDPSLLAANAVALVLKVLGGVLALALVQPWGERLPRRPLLALAWSAAALLVLYGALQVTTLALVAADVVVPDEVLSDRALRWRLLLWEPWFLVWGLLLAGATLRSQRLRPA from the coding sequence GTGCCCGGACGACGCGGGACGCAGGCCTGGGTGCCACCGGCCTGGGTGGCGTGGGGTGCCGTCGTGGTCGCGTTCGCGTTCGCGGCGGTGAGCCTGGTCTGGGCGACGGGCAGCACCGCCGGCCTGGACACCCTGGGCGGGTCGGTCGAGCGGCTGGGATGGGAACGCGACCCGTCGCTGCTCGCGGCGAACGCGGTCGCGCTCGTGCTGAAGGTCCTCGGCGGGGTGCTGGCCCTCGCGCTGGTGCAGCCGTGGGGTGAGCGGCTGCCGCGCCGTCCTCTGCTGGCGCTCGCGTGGTCCGCGGCAGCGCTGCTGGTGCTCTACGGCGCGCTGCAGGTGACGACGCTCGCCCTCGTCGCCGCGGACGTCGTCGTCCCCGACGAGGTGCTGTCGGACCGGGCGCTGCGGTGGCGCCTGCTGCTGTGGGAGCCCTGGTTCCTGGTGTGGGGGCTGCTGCTGGCCGGGGCGACGCTGCGCAGTCAGCGCCTGCGCCCGGCCTGA
- a CDS encoding ArsR/SmtB family transcription factor, with protein sequence MSTVRAGAARVDTVLAALAEPVRRRLLEHLGDDERTAGELVAAAGDEFGISQPATSQHLRVLRGAGVVTVRADGPRRLYRVEPQALSVVEDWLTGFLDPFAQPLDALETELARGRREVRRRDPSAGQVPEKSAS encoded by the coding sequence ATGAGCACGGTCCGAGCGGGCGCCGCCCGGGTCGACACCGTCCTGGCGGCGCTCGCCGAGCCCGTGCGGCGGCGGCTGCTGGAGCACCTCGGCGACGACGAGCGCACAGCGGGTGAGCTGGTCGCCGCCGCCGGCGACGAGTTCGGCATCTCGCAGCCCGCGACGTCCCAGCACCTGCGGGTCCTGCGCGGGGCCGGGGTGGTCACGGTGCGCGCCGACGGGCCGCGGCGGCTCTACCGGGTCGAGCCCCAGGCACTGAGCGTCGTCGAGGACTGGCTCACCGGGTTCCTCGACCCGTTCGCACAGCCGCTCGACGCGCTGGAGACGGAGCTGGCGCGGGGCCGGCGGGAGGTGCGGCGCCGGGACCCGTCCGCCGGGCAGGTGCCCGAGAAGTCGGCGTCGTGA